One stretch of Fictibacillus sp. b24 DNA includes these proteins:
- a CDS encoding thioredoxin family protein, producing the protein MTDLNTWFDKGMTRYAYINSMKTHKENLLTIYNSFVLPDPMKDALQGMQKSRLRAIVITEDWCGDAMLNLPVFMRMADEALIDVRFILRDQHPELMDRYLTGKAKSIPIIIFIDENGKEIVKWGPRAPKLQQIVEERKRKIPSKDDPRYEKAFKHFAEKISSLFTTDHALWEEVSLDIIKKLLVKLNVNSL; encoded by the coding sequence ATGACAGACCTCAATACATGGTTCGATAAAGGCATGACTCGCTATGCATATATAAACTCTATGAAAACACACAAGGAAAACCTGCTTACAATCTACAACTCATTCGTACTCCCAGATCCCATGAAAGATGCGTTGCAAGGTATGCAAAAAAGCCGGCTGCGAGCCATTGTGATTACCGAAGACTGGTGTGGTGATGCGATGCTGAATCTCCCTGTTTTTATGCGCATGGCTGATGAAGCCCTTATTGATGTTCGTTTTATCTTGCGCGACCAGCATCCTGAACTAATGGATCGGTACTTAACAGGCAAAGCGAAATCAATTCCAATCATCATATTTATCGATGAAAATGGAAAAGAGATTGTGAAATGGGGACCGCGTGCACCAAAACTCCAACAGATTGTTGAAGAACGAAAGAGAAAAATACCATCCAAAGATGATCCGCGATACGAAAAAGCATTTAAGCATTTTGCAGAGAAAATCTCCAGCTTATTTACCACTGACCATGCTCTTTGGGAAGAGGTAAGTTTGGATATTATAAAGAAACTTTTAGTTAAGTTAAACGTAAACAGCCTGTAA
- a CDS encoding LapA family protein, whose amino-acid sequence MKMQLYLLFGFIFALIIATFAVINVGDVEINYLFGTANWPLVLVILGSAVIGGLSVGLFGLIKVIQLQRQVKKLHQIHNEKETWNADQKREIVEEEKGEPAQEIPHERAEDR is encoded by the coding sequence ATGAAAATGCAATTGTATCTGTTATTTGGTTTTATTTTTGCACTGATTATTGCAACATTTGCGGTTATTAATGTTGGTGATGTTGAGATCAACTATCTGTTTGGAACGGCTAACTGGCCTCTAGTGCTTGTCATTCTTGGTTCAGCCGTAATTGGTGGTCTCTCTGTAGGACTTTTCGGTTTAATAAAGGTCATACAGCTGCAGAGACAAGTGAAAAAGCTTCATCAGATTCATAATGAAAAAGAAACTTGGAATGCTGATCAAAAAAGAGAGATTGTAGAAGAAGAAAAAGGAGAACCCGCACAAGAAATTCCTCATGAACGAGCAGAAGACAGGTAA
- a CDS encoding amylo-alpha-1,6-glucosidase: MNYRVIKENDLFFLTDDKGNIPKENDYGLGLYTKDTRFLSKFDVKINGQDPILLSSSADENYMAKILLTNPHMEEDGELVLWRESVEIERKRLIYDGVLYETLQVKNYYPKPVDFEISVHVDADFTDMFIVRGFQSGEVGNRTGEEVTNKSLDYFYKGSDDVKRATKIQWDREAESVKKEGDIAFQFHLDHGEAQSVTFSVSPEINGESGVVINPEKALQNLHASYEKWEAETTRVETDYKPLQRLIDRGIMDLRVLLTDIGHGSFPVAGLPWFGVPFGRDSLIAALQMLAFNPEIAKGTLLTMASQQGTKVDPWRDEQPGKIMHEIRYGELAATNQIPFTPYYGTIDATPLFLVLLSEYTKWTGDLTLAEQLLPNIEAALNWIDEYGDRDGDGFVEYHQESRKGIANQGWKDSGDSIVHRNGDYAETPIALSEVQGYVYQAKLGVAAIFEAEGKREEANKLREQAEILKKLYDEQFWMEDQQFHAIALDKDKKQVGTLTTNPGHVLFAEMLEEDRAEKVIEKLVGPAFFSGYGIRTMAEGEAGYNPMSYHDGSIWPHDNSMILLGMSKLDHQHEANTVIKGLIEAASHFEYDRLPELFCGYDSTIGRAVKYPVACSPQAWAAGTPLVFVQTILGLFPDSLNKVIQLSPQLLDNMNVLKVERIKIGEGYLSVEVKRDGLKTLVTILENTTGYEVVQ; the protein is encoded by the coding sequence ATGAATTACCGCGTGATTAAAGAGAACGATTTATTTTTCTTAACAGACGATAAAGGCAATATCCCAAAAGAAAATGACTATGGATTGGGTTTATATACGAAAGACACTCGTTTTTTAAGCAAGTTCGATGTCAAGATCAATGGTCAGGACCCTATTCTTTTATCTTCTTCTGCAGATGAAAACTATATGGCAAAGATTTTGCTTACGAATCCTCATATGGAAGAAGACGGTGAACTGGTTTTATGGAGGGAATCAGTCGAAATTGAAAGAAAGCGCTTAATTTATGACGGCGTTTTGTATGAAACCCTTCAGGTGAAAAACTATTACCCAAAACCAGTTGATTTTGAAATAAGTGTTCATGTTGACGCTGACTTTACAGATATGTTTATCGTACGAGGCTTCCAATCAGGTGAAGTTGGAAATCGAACTGGGGAAGAAGTAACCAACAAATCTTTAGATTATTTTTATAAAGGTTCAGATGATGTTAAACGTGCAACAAAGATTCAATGGGATCGTGAAGCTGAATCGGTAAAGAAAGAAGGAGACATTGCTTTTCAGTTCCATTTGGATCATGGGGAAGCACAGTCTGTAACATTCTCTGTTTCTCCTGAAATCAACGGAGAATCTGGCGTCGTAATCAATCCAGAAAAAGCGCTTCAAAACTTGCATGCTTCATACGAAAAGTGGGAAGCAGAAACTACAAGAGTGGAGACGGATTACAAGCCGCTTCAACGCTTGATCGACCGTGGAATCATGGATCTTCGTGTTCTTTTAACAGATATCGGTCATGGCTCATTCCCTGTTGCAGGTCTGCCTTGGTTTGGCGTTCCGTTTGGCAGAGACAGCTTGATTGCAGCGCTTCAAATGCTTGCTTTTAATCCTGAGATTGCAAAAGGGACATTGTTAACGATGGCATCACAGCAAGGTACAAAAGTAGATCCTTGGCGTGATGAACAGCCAGGGAAAATCATGCATGAAATTCGTTACGGTGAACTCGCGGCGACCAACCAGATTCCGTTTACTCCTTATTACGGAACCATTGATGCAACACCGCTATTCTTGGTTCTTTTATCTGAATACACAAAGTGGACAGGTGACTTAACACTTGCAGAACAGCTGTTGCCAAATATAGAAGCTGCACTGAACTGGATCGACGAGTATGGAGACCGTGATGGTGATGGATTTGTGGAGTATCACCAAGAATCGAGAAAAGGAATCGCCAACCAAGGCTGGAAGGACTCAGGTGATTCGATCGTACACCGAAACGGTGATTATGCTGAAACACCAATCGCACTTTCAGAAGTTCAAGGCTACGTCTATCAGGCAAAGCTTGGTGTAGCGGCGATTTTTGAAGCAGAAGGAAAAAGAGAGGAAGCTAACAAACTTCGTGAACAAGCTGAGATATTGAAGAAATTGTATGACGAGCAATTTTGGATGGAGGATCAACAGTTCCATGCCATTGCGTTAGATAAAGATAAAAAGCAAGTCGGTACGTTAACGACTAATCCTGGCCATGTCCTGTTTGCTGAGATGCTTGAAGAAGATAGAGCGGAAAAAGTTATAGAAAAGCTTGTGGGTCCAGCCTTCTTCTCAGGATATGGAATTCGTACGATGGCAGAAGGAGAAGCAGGATACAATCCGATGAGTTATCACGATGGAAGCATCTGGCCGCATGATAACAGTATGATTCTGCTTGGGATGAGTAAGCTTGATCACCAGCATGAAGCCAACACAGTAATCAAGGGGTTGATTGAAGCGGCAAGTCATTTCGAATATGACAGACTGCCAGAGCTTTTCTGTGGATACGATTCTACGATCGGACGAGCTGTAAAATATCCCGTAGCGTGTTCGCCACAAGCTTGGGCTGCAGGAACTCCGCTCGTATTTGTTCAAACGATTCTCGGATTGTTTCCTGATAGTTTAAACAAAGTGATTCAACTCTCTCCTCAGCTGCTAGATAACATGAATGTCCTTAAAGTAGAGCGAATCAAGATCGGTGAAGGTTATCTTTCAGTGGAAGTTAAGAGAGATGGGTTGAAAACACTGGTAACCATTTTGGAAAATACAACGGGATATGAAGTTGTTCAATAA
- a CDS encoding HYR domain-containing protein, giving the protein MPIINPSFETGNFTGWTVNVPTGGSATVVNSFTTPFAPVVTFSPVQGNFFAVLKTDGSGNFTSVSQTFFACAGDQISGWAFFQSPEVPPTQFNDFAEVRILSGATLVATPYFASVNSTGDTGWNNWTYTFVTSGTYTLEARVTNVGRAAFDSYMGLDAINLETAEQPIICPPDITVSNAPGQCGAVVEYPDPTVGCPDLTATCSPPSGTFFSVGTSTVTCTATDATGIFVGQCSFTVTVIDTEPPTITCPDDITVMNDPGDCGAVVNYIGPAVFDNCPGVMSSCTPSSGSFFPVGTTLVTCTATDASGNIAQCTFNITVIDTEPPTIICPADFTVPNTIGECGAIVNYPDPTVSDNCPGVTSSCIPVSGSFFPVGTTPVTCTATDASGNKATCTFTVTVNDTEPPTINCPADFTVPNTIGECGAIVNYPDPTVSDNCPGVTSSCKPVSGSFFPVGTTPVTCTATDASGNTATCTFTVTVNDTEPPIIVCSPDITVIGDPDIGGAIVNYPNPLVSDNCPGTAAVCSPPPGSLFPFGTTTVTCTATDAAGNSATCSFTVTVVEQRFILSSKMILDLRLKLLQNQQIRIKTEEND; this is encoded by the coding sequence ATGCCTATTATTAACCCTAGCTTTGAAACAGGGAACTTCACAGGCTGGACTGTTAATGTGCCTACAGGAGGGTCAGCAACTGTTGTTAATTCATTTACTACCCCATTCGCTCCGGTTGTTACTTTCTCTCCAGTTCAAGGTAATTTCTTTGCCGTACTTAAAACTGACGGCTCTGGTAATTTCACAAGTGTTTCGCAAACATTTTTTGCATGTGCGGGTGATCAAATTTCAGGATGGGCTTTTTTTCAGTCGCCTGAAGTGCCGCCGACTCAGTTTAATGATTTTGCAGAAGTACGAATCTTATCAGGAGCTACTTTAGTGGCTACCCCTTACTTTGCTTCTGTTAACTCAACAGGGGATACGGGCTGGAACAACTGGACTTATACATTTGTAACTTCAGGAACGTATACTTTAGAAGCTCGTGTAACGAATGTTGGACGAGCTGCTTTTGACTCTTATATGGGTCTTGATGCAATCAATCTGGAGACCGCTGAGCAACCTATTATCTGTCCACCAGATATCACAGTATCCAATGCTCCTGGTCAATGTGGTGCTGTAGTTGAATATCCAGATCCAACAGTCGGCTGTCCAGATTTAACGGCAACCTGCAGTCCTCCATCTGGAACATTCTTTTCTGTGGGAACGTCAACTGTAACTTGTACAGCGACCGATGCCACTGGTATTTTTGTTGGACAATGTAGTTTTACAGTAACAGTGATAGATACCGAACCACCAACAATTACGTGTCCTGATGACATAACTGTAATGAATGATCCAGGTGATTGCGGTGCTGTTGTTAACTATATTGGTCCAGCAGTTTTTGATAACTGTCCAGGTGTGATGAGTTCTTGTACACCTTCATCTGGATCATTCTTCCCAGTGGGTACAACCCTGGTAACCTGTACAGCGACCGATGCCTCTGGAAATATCGCTCAGTGCACATTTAATATAACAGTCATTGATACCGAGCCGCCGACAATCATCTGTCCTGCAGATTTCACGGTACCCAATACTATTGGGGAATGTGGTGCCATCGTAAATTATCCAGATCCAACCGTTTCCGATAATTGCCCTGGTGTCACAAGTTCATGTATACCTGTATCTGGATCTTTTTTTCCTGTTGGAACAACTCCAGTTACTTGTACAGCGACCGATGCTTCTGGAAATAAAGCCACCTGCACGTTTACTGTAACAGTGAATGATACCGAGCCGCCGACAATCAACTGTCCTGCAGATTTCACGGTACCCAATACTATTGGGGAATGTGGTGCCATCGTGAATTATCCAGATCCAACCGTTTCCGATAATTGCCCTGGTGTCACAAGTTCATGTAAACCTGTATCTGGATCTTTTTTCCCTGTTGGAACAACTCCGGTTACTTGTACAGCGACCGATGCTTCTGGAAATACAGCCACCTGCACGTTTACAGTAACAGTTAATGATACTGAACCGCCGATTATTGTCTGTTCACCTGACATCACAGTAATTGGTGACCCAGATATTGGTGGAGCAATTGTAAATTATCCTAATCCTCTCGTTTCCGATAATTGTCCAGGGACTGCAGCAGTTTGTTCTCCACCTCCAGGCTCCTTATTCCCATTCGGAACAACAACCGTAACTTGTACAGCAACTGACGCTGCAGGAAATTCAGCTACTTGTTCGTTTACAGTAACGGTAGTAGAACAAAGGTTCATACTATCGTCCAAAATGATTTTAGATCTAAGGCTGAAATTACTTCAAAACCAACAGATTCGGATAAAAACTGAAGAGAATGACTAA
- a CDS encoding cupin domain-containing protein, with product MDMKMLSEDVKTLFFTDNGKIPNHPSWPVLLYVGQLKEPQDALHVFEKNGWTNGWKNGVYDYHHYHSNTHEVLGVMSGEAVLQLGGEDGVSVTVSKGDVIVLPAGTGHKLIGSSTDFKVAGAYPDGMNHDLKKGEPDDRPKVLDDIMLVPLPDTDPLFGSDGPLLDLWKS from the coding sequence ATGGATATGAAAATGCTTAGCGAAGATGTGAAAACACTATTTTTTACAGACAATGGCAAGATCCCGAATCATCCTTCATGGCCTGTTTTGTTGTATGTCGGTCAACTAAAAGAACCACAGGATGCTTTGCATGTATTTGAAAAGAACGGCTGGACCAACGGCTGGAAAAATGGTGTGTATGATTATCACCATTATCATAGCAATACACATGAAGTTCTTGGCGTGATGAGCGGTGAGGCTGTGCTGCAGCTTGGCGGTGAAGATGGGGTTTCGGTCACAGTTTCTAAGGGTGATGTTATCGTTCTCCCTGCCGGAACGGGACACAAATTAATCGGTTCAAGCACTGATTTTAAAGTAGCAGGCGCTTATCCTGACGGAATGAATCATGACTTAAAAAAAGGTGAGCCTGATGATCGACCGAAAGTGTTAGATGATATCATGCTCGTTCCCCTCCCTGATACAGATCCTCTTTTCGGAAGTGACGGTCCTTTGTTGGATTTATGGAAAAGTTAA
- a CDS encoding haloacid dehalogenase type II, which translates to MTIKAYVYDAYGTLFDVHSVTEKAESLFKSYGKEISEEWRKKQVEYFMLHQLTQRYIPFSEITRNALLYTLKKLSLTCKEDALNQLMGAYLELKTYDEVHETLEKLYQREVKQIVFSNGTNDMLKPLVKNRKLDRFLDVLSVDDVKHYKPAPAAYSYAHEMLGVNRDEILFMSSNFWDITGAASYGFKTAWINRAKLPMDLLCIKPDFEFSNLSELLKHETKRPSR; encoded by the coding sequence TTGACGATTAAAGCGTATGTTTACGATGCGTATGGAACACTTTTTGATGTGCATTCCGTTACTGAAAAAGCAGAATCTCTTTTCAAAAGTTACGGAAAAGAGATCAGTGAAGAATGGCGTAAAAAACAGGTGGAGTATTTTATGCTGCACCAACTCACTCAGCGTTATATCCCCTTTTCCGAAATAACGCGCAACGCTCTTTTATATACTTTAAAAAAATTATCACTTACTTGCAAAGAAGATGCCCTGAATCAGTTAATGGGGGCTTATTTAGAACTTAAAACATACGATGAAGTTCATGAAACACTGGAAAAACTTTATCAGAGAGAAGTTAAGCAAATCGTATTCTCAAACGGAACGAACGACATGCTTAAACCATTGGTAAAGAACCGTAAACTAGATAGATTTTTAGATGTATTGTCTGTTGATGATGTTAAACATTACAAACCCGCTCCTGCTGCATACAGTTATGCTCACGAAATGCTTGGTGTAAACCGTGATGAAATTCTATTTATGAGCTCTAACTTTTGGGACATAACAGGTGCAGCATCATATGGTTTTAAAACGGCTTGGATTAATCGCGCAAAACTGCCGATGGATTTACTTTGTATAAAACCTGACTTTGAATTTAGCAATCTATCCGAACTTTTAAAGCATGAAACAAAGCGGCCTTCTAGATGA
- a CDS encoding CobW family GTP-binding protein, which translates to MKKKTNVIILAGFLGSGKTTLLKQLLEYEKEHNHRTAVLMNELGTVSIDSDAVPGDVPLKELLNGCICCSLSDQLEKQLWSLCKENELDTLIIEATGAAHPIDVLDACLSPYLLDDLHVSCIISIMDAPRWLDRDKMNVQAKMLMLEQIKHADFIIWNKTVSLSETQKRQLESDAKRLNEGTPYMLTDYAKVELSQLFSLTVKKRSEHHPVTAEKLKVKTWIYSFQGFVKKGVFENWLREAPSSIYRIKGYIKNEDQQIYLFQYSYGLPSYEKELMKMPLRLVFIGEDLDVEKLTEGLQEVERMSK; encoded by the coding sequence ATGAAAAAGAAAACAAATGTAATTATACTAGCCGGTTTCCTAGGCAGTGGAAAAACAACGTTGCTAAAGCAGCTGCTGGAATATGAAAAAGAGCACAATCATAGAACCGCTGTATTGATGAATGAACTTGGTACGGTGTCGATTGATTCCGATGCGGTTCCGGGCGATGTGCCTTTAAAAGAATTGTTAAATGGATGCATCTGTTGTTCTTTATCGGATCAGCTGGAAAAACAGCTTTGGTCACTATGTAAAGAAAACGAGCTAGATACATTGATCATTGAAGCAACTGGTGCGGCTCATCCGATTGATGTTCTTGATGCTTGTTTGTCACCGTATTTGTTAGATGACTTACATGTATCATGTATTATTTCTATAATGGATGCACCGAGATGGTTAGATCGAGACAAGATGAATGTTCAAGCGAAAATGCTAATGCTAGAACAAATAAAACATGCGGATTTTATTATTTGGAACAAAACAGTTAGTTTGTCAGAGACACAAAAGAGGCAGCTGGAAAGCGATGCAAAACGATTGAACGAAGGTACGCCATACATGTTAACAGACTATGCCAAAGTGGAATTGTCACAACTTTTTTCACTAACGGTAAAAAAACGGTCAGAGCATCACCCCGTAACAGCTGAAAAATTAAAGGTTAAAACGTGGATTTATTCGTTTCAAGGGTTTGTTAAGAAAGGTGTTTTTGAAAACTGGCTGCGCGAGGCACCGTCTTCCATTTATCGTATAAAAGGCTATATCAAAAACGAGGACCAGCAAATCTATCTCTTTCAATATTCCTACGGATTGCCATCATACGAAAAAGAACTAATGAAGATGCCGCTTAGACTCGTTTTTATCGGTGAAGATTTAGACGTGGAGAAATTAACAGAAGGATTGCAGGAAGTTGAGAGAATGAGTAAGTAA
- a CDS encoding LacI family DNA-binding transcriptional regulator encodes MATIRDVAKKAGVSVTTVSRALNGYSDVNEKTRERIKQIAQELSYSPNLLARSLVMKKTKTIGLLVSGLRIEGSKDNFTFEVLCGVNDCAGDLGYELVLISTDSKKQQEKTYNQLCKERKVEGVILQGIKTDDPYLDEVLKSDIPCILIDIPMESESVGYVTTDNKMGAQTAVEHLTKLGHRNIGMVNGHSQAFVSQERLEGYQKALEKNGLVFNGNYVVDGAFLEETAEQVTADLLQEHPEITALFCASDLMAMGAIRAAKKMGKTLPDDLSIVGFDNIILSAYCTPSLSTVAQDRYQLGVEATILLTNMLEGNLAEKNKVLHTDFIKRESTTENHS; translated from the coding sequence ATGGCAACGATTAGAGATGTCGCAAAAAAAGCAGGTGTATCGGTTACAACGGTTTCTAGAGCGTTGAACGGCTACTCGGATGTAAATGAAAAAACTAGAGAACGGATTAAGCAGATTGCACAAGAGCTGAGCTACAGTCCAAATCTATTGGCGCGAAGCCTTGTGATGAAAAAGACAAAAACCATTGGACTTCTTGTGTCAGGGCTTCGTATTGAAGGTAGCAAAGATAACTTTACCTTTGAAGTGCTGTGCGGTGTTAATGATTGTGCGGGAGATCTTGGATATGAGCTCGTTTTAATCAGTACCGATTCAAAAAAACAGCAGGAAAAAACATACAACCAGCTTTGCAAAGAAAGAAAAGTGGAAGGTGTTATCCTGCAAGGAATCAAAACAGATGATCCGTACTTAGACGAAGTATTAAAAAGTGATATCCCATGTATCTTAATTGATATTCCGATGGAAAGTGAATCGGTAGGGTACGTGACAACTGATAATAAAATGGGGGCTCAAACCGCAGTAGAGCATCTGACAAAACTCGGACACCGCAACATAGGGATGGTCAACGGACATAGCCAGGCTTTTGTCAGTCAGGAACGATTAGAGGGATACCAAAAGGCGCTAGAAAAAAACGGCTTGGTCTTCAACGGAAATTATGTAGTGGACGGTGCTTTCTTAGAAGAAACAGCAGAACAAGTAACGGCAGATCTTCTCCAAGAACATCCTGAAATCACAGCGCTATTTTGTGCAAGTGATTTAATGGCGATGGGAGCTATACGTGCAGCGAAAAAGATGGGGAAAACCCTTCCCGATGATCTATCCATCGTTGGGTTTGATAACATCATCCTATCTGCTTACTGTACACCCTCACTATCAACAGTCGCACAAGATCGTTATCAGTTAGGTGTTGAAGCAACTATCCTTTTAACAAATATGCTGGAAGGAAACCTAGCGGAAAAAAATAAAGTGCTTCATACGGATTTTATAAAAAGAGAATCAACTACAGAAAACCACAGTTAG
- a CDS encoding ABC transporter substrate-binding protein, with the protein MRCKKWLSAIGISSLLLTTILTGCGNEEKSNSGKTEIVLSGWGGNPTEQKLLNEVLADFEKEHPHIDVKLNTISDQYMDVLKTRLIGGTAADVFYLDAFEAPALIETGAVEPLNKYVKEDFDLEDFEKPMLDAFKDGEELYGLPKDYSTLALFYNKKMFKEAGITEPPKTWEEMEDVAKKLTDHEKQVYGLGMLPQIERMYYMAESLGGEVITDGRATFADDKVVDAIQPVVDMQVKDKTAASPSEVGAGQSAGEMFGRGNAAMVMEGNWNIPFLEDTFPDLDYGTAELPTVNGEKRTMSFTVGYAMNAESEHKKESWELIQYLTGKEGMKKWTSKGFALPTRKSVAAELGYDQDELRGPLVSGAEYATVWQDGPTLPIVMNNFNNQFLSAYLGDRPLKEALKDAEKQANREIKVTE; encoded by the coding sequence ATGAGATGTAAAAAGTGGCTGTCTGCAATTGGAATATCTTCACTGCTTTTAACAACGATTCTTACCGGTTGTGGAAATGAAGAGAAAAGTAATTCAGGTAAAACCGAAATCGTTTTAAGTGGATGGGGAGGAAATCCGACAGAGCAAAAGCTATTGAATGAAGTGCTAGCTGATTTTGAAAAAGAGCATCCCCATATCGACGTGAAGTTAAATACGATCAGTGATCAATACATGGATGTTTTGAAGACTCGGTTGATTGGAGGCACGGCAGCGGATGTATTTTATCTGGATGCATTTGAAGCTCCTGCCTTAATCGAAACGGGAGCTGTTGAACCACTTAATAAATATGTGAAAGAAGATTTTGATCTTGAAGATTTTGAAAAACCGATGCTTGATGCGTTTAAAGATGGCGAAGAGCTTTATGGTTTGCCAAAGGATTATTCAACTTTAGCCCTTTTTTATAATAAAAAAATGTTTAAGGAAGCAGGAATCACAGAACCTCCAAAAACGTGGGAAGAGATGGAGGACGTCGCAAAAAAGCTGACTGACCATGAAAAACAAGTGTACGGACTTGGCATGCTTCCGCAGATCGAGCGAATGTATTATATGGCTGAGTCTCTTGGTGGCGAAGTGATCACAGATGGACGTGCAACGTTTGCTGACGATAAAGTGGTCGACGCTATTCAGCCCGTTGTGGATATGCAAGTGAAGGACAAGACGGCAGCTTCACCTTCAGAAGTTGGTGCTGGACAATCCGCTGGTGAGATGTTCGGCCGAGGAAATGCTGCAATGGTCATGGAAGGGAACTGGAACATTCCTTTCCTAGAAGACACGTTTCCTGATTTAGACTATGGAACGGCTGAGCTGCCGACTGTAAATGGAGAAAAAAGGACGATGTCCTTTACGGTAGGCTACGCGATGAATGCAGAATCTGAGCACAAAAAAGAGTCTTGGGAACTGATACAATATCTGACTGGAAAAGAAGGCATGAAAAAATGGACAAGTAAGGGTTTTGCTCTTCCAACGAGAAAATCAGTTGCAGCAGAGTTAGGGTATGATCAGGACGAACTTCGCGGACCACTCGTCAGCGGCGCAGAATATGCAACCGTTTGGCAGGATGGACCGACGCTTCCGATCGTCATGAACAACTTTAACAATCAGTTTCTAAGTGCATACTTGGGTGACCGCCCCTTAAAGGAAGCGTTAAAAGATGCTGAAAAACAAGCGAACAGAGAAATAAAAGTTACGGAATAA
- a CDS encoding GyrI-like domain-containing protein, which yields MKTKIITHDHRKIHSDIYRMKPGPVSVRKIPAMSYITQEMNTAYRMDWAGRPEPIDEAWLVWKVVNQLKNITKNTLDYKFTLMPHEILWHEKNDERSLAVQMMQVPDCITEEMFEEAKLHVAKNLKSELPRMELIKSESVLCVQKLHIGHYRDTNETLKEIFGFAEQEGYKLDKSYREIYLTPAMMCHKPATWKTVVSVGIHN from the coding sequence GTGAAAACAAAAATAATAACTCATGATCACCGTAAAATTCATTCTGATATTTATAGAATGAAACCTGGTCCTGTTTCTGTTCGTAAAATACCAGCAATGAGTTATATTACACAAGAGATGAATACAGCTTATCGTATGGATTGGGCAGGTCGGCCTGAGCCTATTGATGAAGCTTGGTTGGTTTGGAAAGTTGTGAACCAGCTAAAAAACATAACAAAAAACACTTTGGATTATAAATTTACGCTAATGCCACATGAAATTCTTTGGCACGAAAAAAATGATGAGAGATCACTTGCAGTACAAATGATGCAAGTACCGGATTGTATTACAGAAGAGATGTTTGAGGAAGCAAAACTTCATGTAGCGAAAAACTTGAAAAGTGAACTGCCTCGAATGGAACTTATAAAATCGGAGTCGGTACTATGTGTGCAAAAGCTGCATATTGGCCATTATCGTGACACTAACGAAACGTTAAAAGAAATTTTTGGTTTTGCAGAACAAGAGGGTTATAAACTAGATAAAAGTTACAGAGAAATCTATTTAACACCTGCAATGATGTGCCATAAACCAGCAACGTGGAAAACGGTTGTGAGTGTAGGAATTCATAATTAG